Part of the Ursus arctos isolate Adak ecotype North America unplaced genomic scaffold, UrsArc2.0 scaffold_1, whole genome shotgun sequence genome, TgcgcgggcgggcgggggagCCGAACATGAGCCAGCACGATggaaagtgggggagagggggatcCCCCTGCGCTTTCCCGAGGCAGCAGCCCAGTCACAGGGAAGTTTCCATTTATGGTAAAACACAGGAAGCAGAAGGATCATCCCGAAACTGCCTCCGAGAGGCAGGGAGGTGATGTCACCCGGCCCGGCCCGACCCGACCCGGTGTGGCCCTGGAGGCCGCGGCAGGTTCACTGCGATTTCTGAGGTTGGAACAGGAAATGGTTAATAGTGTTtgcaaataaaaactttttgttCTAGCCTGTTTTTGAAGCATTTCCCAGAAGTTAGAACAGAGCACCCCAGTTATCTGCCCAATTTAAGCGCCCCGTTGTAGAGGTCTGACCGACTCTGACGCTGTTTATTGTGCACAGGGGTAGCGACGGCCGGCTTGTCCGGCAGAATCCCAGCTTCCCTCCTCCCGTCGTCAGCGTCCTGGAACGCCGCTGTTTAAACGTGAACTCGGGGTTCACATTTCCACACGTGTTTGTGCGTACACGGGTGTTCACGTGGACGTGTTCCCGTGCACGTGCCTACTCTGTGTGTGAGATGTGTGTCCGGTCCACCTCGCACCGTGGACGCTGCCCGGGCTCCTCGCCGGCTGGTCACCGAGGGGGTGCAGGTGCAGCTTGGGAGGCCACGCCGCCAGGCTGCCCCGGTGTGCGCGCAGGcggccccctgccccctgggaCGGCCACGCTCCATACGGTGGACGTGGGCGAGGGCGGGTCCCCCTGCCCCGCTCTGCACACACCTGCTTATTTCAGTGGAGACGTGAAAACAAACTGCACCAGTGGGAGGACACTGAACTGTCAAACCAAGCTGTTATTAGACAGCTATGTCTTTATCCTTCGTGAAATTGCCATGTGGCCGCTTAGTTACGTGGCGAACACACTTAGGCAAAGATGTGTGCGGCCAAGTGCCAGCCACCGGGCACCGCCAGCCCTGAGATCCCTGTCCTTCCCCTCAGGGCCCAAGGTCGGTCTCTGCGGCTCTCACTGTTCCTTCCAGGgcgagcccccaccccaccagcgcTTGGCTGACATGCCTGGCCCTCAGCTGGGCAGCAGCCAGGCTGATGCCAGAGACGCCAGAGCGAGGAACTTGGGGGGATggcggggtgggagggtgggaagagCCTGTGGGAGCAGAACGCTGGACCAGGGTCTGCCGCGGTGCAGACGCTGCCGTCTCAGCCGCCGACTCCAgggcccccacccacccacccgcaGCCCAGAGACACACACCTTGCCTGCATGCTGGGGACTGGGCCTGGGGTCTGCCCAGTGGCCTGAGTCCCTGGAGCTGAGGTTTGGGGGAGCTGGGTGAGCCCAGTGCCATTATTTCCACCTGATTTTCTCTCCttgtctgtttgtctctctcaaCTTCTCTCCTTCCAGACACACAGAGTGGGGTCCAGTCGGCTAGCTGGCCTTGAGCTGGACCCTGGGATGCCCTCCTTTCCCAGCCTGGCTTCCAGCTTTGGCTCCTTTGCTGTGCTGTCCTGTCCCAAAGTTGGTACTTCTCTGGTCCAGTATGGCATGGACCAGCTTTGGGGGAACCAGCCCAGGCCACGCCCAGGCCCAAAGGGGGACAGAGGCTCTGAGCATCGTCAGCTACAGGAGACAGTCCTCATGGCTCATCGGGGCTGCTTCGTCTGCTTTCAAACGCTCCACCTGGAGGCCACCCAGGGATGAGGGCTGACCCCGCCTTCCGGCTGCCTTCTCCAAAAGCTGAACTCAAGAAGGTGAGTGCCAGGCAGGTGGGTGTGAGCCAAAAGGAGAGTGTCCATGGGGGACAGGAGAGCGCTGTCTCCGTCAGGTGGGCAATAGCGTTGAAGCAGTGCTGGTGCCCTGGCACCACTCTCCGTCCCAAGCCCAGCCCGTTCTGGAGTCATCGATGCGTCGGGGAGGCTGGTCacagagtggtgggcagagggtggaggtcggagttggggggaggggttgctAGCAAGCCTCATTCCTAGAATCCATGTCGGAGGGACCCGTGTCCGCACAGGTGGACCACACACAGCCGACCAGTTTCAGGGTCACGCCAGGCCCCTCGGGCGTCGGCCGAGCGATGTGCGTGTTCTGCTTCATCCATCGTCCCCTCTGGTAAAGAAGTCAACCGTTAGCTGACCGCGTCGTAGCTTTTGCAGAGAGCTTGGTTTGTGGGTTTGAGGGGACGGATAAATGGGGGTGTGGAAAGAGGCATGTGGAGGCTGACTTCTCTGGGGTCTGCCACCCATGTCTTTGGAGCGGTCTTCTGGGAGAGGTGTAAGAAAGTTCCTGAGCAAGGAGATTATTTTTGGGTGGTCGTGGTCAGTCATGGTACCATGACCTCCCTAAACTCAGAGGCAGGTGGTGGCCTCTGGAGCAGAGGAGGCTGCGGGTGGGCTGGGCAGACGGAGTTGTGGTACTGCTTGGGCAGAGTGCAGGTCCCACACCCAGCACGGTGTGGGAGTAGTCATGGTGCTGGGCCCAGAGAGCCCACGTGGAGAGGGAGAGCTCTGCAGACCTCCGCAGACCAGGCTAAGGCCCTCCCCTCGGACCCCTGCATGGCCACGTGACCGGGACCACACGCATGCCCGCCCACATACAGTGGCCCTCGACCAACCAGCAAAACCCAGGGCCTTAGGCACAGCTCCAGCATATCAGTTAGCATTGCTGGAACTGGCTGTCTGATGAGCCAGAAAACCCAGAACACAGGGTCTTACGATAAGCCTTATGATAATCGGGAGCAGGATGTTTACTTCTCTCTTGAACAATAAACCCAGAAGTAGGCAATCCTGAGGTGGTACAGTGACTTCAACTGTCATCAAGGGTCCAGAGTCTGGCCTTTCTGCTTCTTCTGCACATGGCTTCCCTCCGCAAGTTCACCTCATGGTCCAAGGGGGCTGCAGGGGTGCCAGTCATCACGTCTGCATCAATGAACAGATGCAGGGGACAGTTCCGGGGGCGTGGGTCTTCCCCAGCTAGCTGGTCCCGCAGGACGGAGCCTTCCCAGGAGCACCTCCCAATAACTTCCTCTCCTGTGCTGTGAGGATGCTTAGCTGCAAGGCTGACAGATGGCACATAGTGGAGAGAGCCAAGAAGTTTCAGAAATGCAACAGGAAAAGGACATCCACTCACTTGCCAGGGTTAGCGGCAGACTGGACAAAGGTGAGCAGAGACTTGGTCAGTGGTTGAGAAAGGAGAAGGATCGTTCGCGTGCAGGTCAGAGAGACCGTCGTGGAGGCACAGGGGGTGAGTGGGGGTTTGGGGCACCACAGGGGGTAAGGCCAGCGCGGGCAGAGCATTTGCTCTAGGCTCTGAAGGTGTGGCCTCGCTTCCCACACTGGAGCTTCTGGGGGCCACCACCAAAGCCACAGGACCACAGCGCAGCCTCCGAAGCCCtcgaggagggaagagaaagacgAAACAGTGAACCCGCCCGGAGGCAGGGGAACGGGGACACGGGGACAGGTGGACGGTCCaccagagcaggggaagggcccaGGAGCCCAGCTCCCGGGAGGGGTGAAGCGGTTGTTCTGAAGCCAGAGGGTGGTTGTCCAGCCGGCGCCAGGACCCTCACCTGGGGCGCACAGCAGCCCGTTCGCGTGCGTGGGTGGCGGCTGGTTGCAGTGATGTTTCCGTCCGCccgggggagggcggggggcccagacacacatgcacaagatGTATCCTGCACGATTCCATTTACTTAAAGCCCAAAGCAGCAAAGGGAAGCATCTCCGGTCGTGGAGCTGGGAGGGGTCCCGGCCAGGCTGGCGGTGCCTCTGCACGGGAGGAGCCCACGGAGCGTGGTGGGGCGCTGCCCTCAGGTGCCCAACTAGCCGGTGCAGTAACCGTGACGCCCTGTGTTGTGTTTCAGCCGTTGTTTACGTAAACGTTCTACGTTTCCAGCCAACATGAAGTTTGGAAAAAGCCCATGGGGGAATTTGCAGTGACGCATGTTCACTACACTTCCTCCCGGCCTCGTTCCCAATGGCAAAGAAGGCGCCCCGAGCGgtcagggacagaggcagggcaCACACGGATGAGCTGCGGGCTGCCAAGACGGTAGACGCTTACACGCGGATGGGTGTGCAACGCCGTCTGCGCCATGCCATGTGCTGAAGAGGCCAGGCTGTATCATAATATGTTTAGTGTGATTTCCTGCTTGTGAAAAATGGATACAAAACTTTATACACACATGTGCGTGGAGACGCGTGTGGATGCCAGCGCCACGATGATTCTGTACAGTTTATTTTCTATTGtatgttttcctttgtgtttatctgtttctggtttttcctaaaatgaaaatatatcacttgcgtaataaaaaatattcaagggGATAAGAAAAAAAGGTCTGTTTCTCATTTCTCGGAGACGAACCCGGTTGCCATGGAGACTGGACGGTTGTCAAGACGGCGATTGGCTGGTGAGGATGCAGGATGTGGGACCCCAGGCTTCCTTGGAGCCGGAGCTGACGCAGCTGTCAGACTGCACTGCAGAGCCCGGCGCCAGCATGGACGGGGTGGACGTGTGGGCCAGCACCCTGGCCCAGCTGATGGCCAAGAGGAAACCCCAGGACACCTGGGAGCTGGTCCCCGAGGAGAACCTGGCCTCCGGGCACATGGAGGGCGGCGGTTTTCAGTACCGACTGAGGGGGCTTTCCAGGTGTGctatggggggggggctcctctGGGGTGCTGGGCGGGGGTTGCTGAAGGTGCTTAGCCACCGGCTCGGTCGGCCCTGAGTCCGGAGCCCAGGCTGGGTGCAGTCCAGCCCCTTGTGGGGCGGAAGGGGGGCCATGCATCCAGCCGGCTCTTGGCCCCCAACAGGTAGGTGGGCCGGGTGTTCGTTCTCCTTCCTGGGAGGTGGAGGTGTGGGGGAGCCCCCTCTGTTCAGTCCCTCAGTGCTGGCCATCCCAGTCGGAGCCCTGCAGAAGCGGGGGGGGTGGATGCTGGGGGGTGACGCGGCCACCCGCGCGTGACAGGCTTGTTTGCTCACCGCAGCATCTCCTGGTTTCCATGGCAGCACTGACGGCCAGAGCAGGGGGTGGGTAGGTGCCTGTGCTCAGGCCCCACCTTGCAGAGGGCCCTGAaggaagggaggcccagagaggggggaGCTGTGTCTGGCCTGGGCTGCGGGCCAAGCAGGGGCCAGGCTCGCAGCCCCGGTGTCATGGGGGTCACCGTGTGAGCCCCGTTCCTCACTGTCATGGTGACAGCAGCAGGGATGGGCCAGGCCTGCAGGGACCCCACCCAGCCAGGCATCCTCTGCCCTCCAGGGGCCTGCTGGGAGGTGGGAccgtgggggagggggcctcACGGACGGGTCACCACGGGGATTCTGTGCGTAGCCACCCTTTGACACAGACGCCACAACTCCCAGTGTCTGAAACCCCTGGGGCCAGGTGTTCAGCGGGATGCTGGGTTTCCCAGGTGTTAGGAGAATCAGCCCTCGGTGTGTCTGAGAAGCCCCTGTCCCCACAGCCAAGCTGGAGAACCGCCTTCAGGGCATAGAGGAGGGTCACAAACACTGTCCCAGTGCCTTTCAGCTTTCATACAGATAGAGACACCAGGGAGTTGGGGGGGGCGGGTCTCAAGGCACCGTCCCACGTTCTGCAACACAGCAGCCACTGGTCACACGTGGCCTTGGATTACATTGAAATGAAGTTGAAAATTCAGCTCCCCAGGGCACTAGCCGTGTCCAGCCACCTGTGGCTGCGGGCTGCTGGCTGGGCCGTGCAGATGGAGCCCACCCTCAACATCACGGGAAGTTCCATGGGATGGTGCTGCCTGGGAGACGCTGGGTGGGTTtcccatgtgtgtgtgcatgtggtcCCTCGTCTGTGACCAAGAGAGGGCCCACCTGCCTGGCCTGGGGCACGTGGCTGCAGAGGCCCCGGACCAGCACCTTCTTCAGCCCCAGTGGTGCATGGCAATCTTGCGCCCATGTCTGGAGCCAGAGTGGACCAGTCGAAGGGGCTCATTCGCCATTGTCCTGGGAGCCCCAagcccctcccagctctccccTGCCTTCTGTGTCCCAAGATTCTTCCACTCAGTTTATCTCTCGTTCTCTCTGTGGGGATGGGGCTCTTTCTTCCAGGGCCTCCCCAGGCTTCTCTGCACAGGAGGACAGACACCTGCTTCCCCTCTTGTGGGTATCCACAGGGCGGTGTCTGGCTCTTGGTGACATGTCCTCAGGACAACGAAGCCCGAGTCACAAGATGGAAGGGCAGCAGAAGGCGGCAGCAGGGGCAGTGACCTCCTGCAGGTGTCAGGCCGGGCTTCAGCCCCGAGCGGGCTTTTGGTGCCAAACCGAGGAGAAGGCATTTGCTTTTTGGCTTTTCAGATCACGCGCTGCAGGCAAGGGGCGTCCGCCTGCAGAAGGGGTCTCGGGGTTCCGGGGCTTGTGTGGGGCCAGGGCCgtgccctcccctccgctcactgccgcctctgtcctccccacccccaggctccagTGCGGTCGCTGCCAGTGGGGCTGGTCCTCGGCCCACGTGCACATCCTCTTCCACACGTGTCTGGATGAGGACAGCCGCCTGGGGCTGGTGAAGATGCGCCTCTGGGGCCAGCGGTGCCGGCTGTGCCCGCCGGACGCCCAGGGAGAGTGCCAGGTGAGTCTGCTGAACGTCCGGCTCTTCCTCAACAAGCTGGTCCTGTTCATCATGCAGAAGTGCTATGGGGAGACCCTCAACTCAGACCAGTGCCCTGAGATCTGCTTTGGCGAGCGCTGTGAGGCCTGTGACCTGGGCGTTTGCTTCTTCCAGAAGCCCCCAGACCCGGCCTGGGGGCCCGAGGTCAAGAGCCCCGCCACCATCAAGGGCAGGTACACCTTGTACGGAGGTGGCGACCTGGCCACCCCCGCCGCCGGCAAGCAGCTGCTCACCCTTGGCAGCGGGCCCGTGGTCGACCGCGCCAGGGGCTACACCCCCAACTCCATCACCATCCCCCTGTCCGTGTCCGACTTCATCAGGAACCCGATTTCCGAGAGCAGCGACTTCTTCGGCCAGGACGACGACATCGTCACCGTCCCCTTCTCCCTCGCGGGTGTGCGTAGGGACAAGGGGCTCGCCGCTGGTGCCCAGGGCCGTGTCGGCCCGGGGCCCGGCTCCCTCCCAACGGCTGACCCCAGCGGGGCGCTCATCATCGCCAAGGGCTCCATCTACTTGCCCGCCAGTTCCGCAGCCACGCCCAAGGGCCGCGGCGTTCCGGTGAACATCAAGTGCCCCATCCTCCACGGCAGAGGCCTCGTCATCAGCAGCATCAAGCCCTTCGAGCTGAAGGGCTTCATCTTCAAAGGCCGAGgctccctctccagccccaccAACGCGGGGAAGGGCTCTGACGGCAGCACCGCTGGGAGCGGCCCGCGGCCGGTGTCCTACATCATTGGCCTCACGGATGATGGAGAGGGCTCCATCACCTTCCCCTCGTCTCTGGCGAACGTCATCAGAGATGACTCCTTCCCCTACGTCGACGGCTCCGTCACCTTCCCCTTCATCTTTACCGATGAAGACAAAGGCAAGAAGCCTCCCGCCCACGCCAGCCAAGGCGAAGAGAAGGAGGGCGGCGGGGACGGCCCTGCCCCAGCTGGCCGTgagccccttccagggacccgcACCCGGAGACCCGTCACCATCAGCGAGGGCTCCATCACCATCCCCTTCTCCGTCTTCAACATCATAAAATACAAGGGCCTCGGCTCCATTGCCAGTGGCCGCCGGAGCAGCGGCCCGGCCCCGCATGGCCATGACAAGAAGAGGAGGCAGCCGAGGGCCAGGCTCCGCAGGTCGGGCTCCGAGTCCGGCTGGGAGGAGGACTTGTGCTGGGACGACGGCTGGTGCGCGCCGCGTTTCGACCCCTACGAAGAAGTGTGGATCTGGGTCTCCGTGACGGTCTGCATCCTCTGGATCGCGTACCTGTACAAGTCCAGCCCCTGACGGCCAGGCCGGCCCCCGGCAGAGCCGCCAGGCAGCGAAGTGGCGCGGCTCAGCCCCCGCCCGCACCCCCGGGCCCCCGGgccacccctgcccaccctccccgAGCTGCGGCTTCCGCGTGGGGGCCCTcagccttctcctccccctcctgcccccgtTGTGCTGTCTGTTGGCGTGAGTCGTGGCTTCGTGGATGTCCACACTGATTACCCGCCACACTGCCCACGCGTGTTCCAGGCGCTTGTCTGTGTGAGTGTTACGagccaataaaataaaagtcaaaaggaaaaagcCACACAGTGTGCTTGGGTTGCGAGGATGCCAACCCCCAGGAGAAGGTTTTGAGGTGGGAGGGTGTGGTGGGCACATCGCTGTCCCCGTCAGTCCCAGTGGGGAGTGGATCACATGCACTTCTTCCCCCGACGGCTTCTGGATTCCTGGTGGGGTTGACGGGACAAGGCGCCCAGGCCAGCCTGTGCTGAGTCCCAGCACCGCACCAGCAGCGTTCCCGGGTGCTCCCACGGGATTTTCCTGGAGCAGGTGGCTCGCCATTCTCCCCCCGACTCCGGGTAAAGATGAAAGCCCCCCCTGAGCCTTGGCTGGTGACCCCCCCAGCATGCATCTTTACCGAAGATgtccccccccccggccccccagctGGGAAGGCACATCctgcccagaggggaggggccgAGACCCAGCACTACCAGCCCCCGGGACCGTGGACACCTCCAGCTCTGATGTGGTTTGAGAAATGCTGTCCACACCAGAAGTCAGAACCCTCCTGTCTGTCAGTCACACTCTGGATTTCCGTCTTCAAAGACCACGTCtaagggggagggggttgggttGCATGGTTCCCAGCCAGGTGGGTGTATGGCAGGGGGACTCGGCTGTGTCAGGCCTCCACGCTCTCTTCTTCTAGGCAGGGCCTGGCCCCCAGGGCCACAGGGAGGTTGGGCTTTGTCTGGGGGACCCTGGGGTCAGATGAGAGGGTCTGGGGAAGCCTTGCCTTGTGGGGGTGGGATGAGTGTATGGAAACCTTTGTCCAGGGCTGTCTAGCTGCCCCGAGGCCTGACCTGGATCCTACAGGACCCTGTTGGGGAAGGTatggggagagggtgggcactGCTGGCGGGGACAGAGGAGTGCAGGTGAGCCTTTGAATGTCAGCACTGGGACCTCATGTCCAGTCCCGCACACCTGCTCCCAGAAACCCAACAGACACCCGCACCCGGAAGGTTCCACCCTCCACTGAGGGCCACGCCTGTGTGGGACGCAAGGCCTACAGAcctctgccagccctcccagGAGCCATTGGGATCCGGGAAAGACCTAAACCCAGACTCTCCAGGTCCCTGTCTACACTGGGTGGGACCCTCACTGTAAGGGCAGGACCCACTGCCCACCCTCAGGGTCCTGTCTACACCAGGTGCGAGCCCTCTGTCCTAGGGCAGGTAGCGCCTTGGGTGTCCCATCTACCCTGGGTGTGAAGACCTAACTGGGTGGCTGGGTAGGGGTGTGCCTGGTGAGGAAGGCCTGGCTCTCTGGTCCCCACACGGGggtcccctccccactcactgGCTTTCCCTGGAAATGGGTGTTTGGGGGACTAGTGCCGATCGTGGGCACTGCACCTGGACTCTCTCCAGGGACGCTCTACCCGCAGTCGTGGGGGTCCCAGGGCGGGGTGGACCCCGTCCTGGGGAACCTCCCTTTGGGTCAGCCCCTGGCGACCGTCCCCACCCTCATCCATGAGGGGCTGGTCAGAGGAGCCTGCCCCTTCCAGAAGACCCCCTCTGGAACACTTTCCGCTGCTCAGGGACCCTGCCCACCAGGTCCACACTGGGAGGGGGTTAATATCTGAAACGGGTCTCCAGCCTGGTGTCTCTTCTGATTGAGGGATCCAAGCCAGGCCGCCCTGGTGGGAGTAAAGACGTGGGGGTCCGCCTgggccctctgcccctctggccaCATTGGGCcctccccatccccgccccctACTCCAGCCGCTggtcccctcctccagcccctgcccccagatGCCGCTAAGCCGTCCCCTCCTCCGGCCCCTGGCAGCCCGCGCTGTCCTGCGGCGCCCCCGTGTGGCCGCTGGTGGGCCGCGCAGCCCTGCGCCGGGGGGATTGATGGCAGCTGTTCTGTTTCTGTTTAATCAGATGCTTTTGTTAAAACCCAGCAAACTCCAGCCATCATCAGCATCATTAACATTAGTCTTTATGAGTAGTTAAATTTCATTAAATCAttaataattaattcattaaGATTTAAGtttcatcaggggcgcctgggtggctcagttggttgagaatctgtctgacttggtttcagctcaggcatgatctccgagtcctgagatcgagccccgggtcagctccgtgctcagtggggagtcggctcgggattctctctttccctctacccctccccccactcgtgctctctctctcaaatgaataaataaaatattttttaaaaaagaactaagttACATTAATAAAACTGACAGTGAATGCAGTATACGCACTTGGGGGGCAGACCCATATACAAGCATATCAGGTATGTCGAGCGCCACGTTTACCTTCATAATCATGGGAGTCTTCAGACTCACAGACACCAGCTACAATGCCAAGGGCAAGCCTGGGACTCAAATCTAGGACAGCCCACACCCGAGTCCACACCGGAGCCCACACCCGAGTCCACACCGGAGCCCGCACCCGAGCCCGCACCTGACCCTGTACCTGAGTCTGCACCTGAGCCCACACCTGGCTCTTGAGCAGCCTGAATGACCAGGTTGGGTCTAATTCAGTATGATGTAGCAATAACTATTTTTGGGAACTCAACTGGTAATGGAGACATGGAATGTCTACAACATCTCGAAgagaaccaaaggcagacacgtttTAAATGCAATTACTGTTAGTTCAGCCAAAGTTGGGGGCCTCAAAGTGTGAACAGTTTCCTGATTTTTGCTAAATGTTCTGGTGAAGGGATGAATCACGCTTCCTGCACCCAGGGCGGTGGGCACAGTGACACGAGCTTCTCAAGCTGGGGAAGAAGCAAGGGCTCTGAGTTGAGGGAGGACTTCAAGGAGATCACctgcagggcaggggtgaggggcctCCACCAAACAGACCCTGATTAGCTGGGGACCCAGAACAGTCATGCCCTGCACTGGGACACAGGCAGTGCCCAGAGCACCTGCCCTGTCACGTGGCTGGATCCTGCAGGTACCACATGGCGTCGCCGGAGGCCTTCAGCAGGCAGCTGGGATCCCACTCTGCAAAGGGCACCAGCTGGATTCCTGATTTTGAGCTGCCCCACCTGAAGTCAGCCCCtggtgagggggaaggggggatggggggaagccAGCCCCTGCTTTCGGGGAAGGGGTGATGGGGGGAAGCCAGCCCCTgctttgggggaaggggggatgggggaagtcAGCCCCTGATGAGGGGGAAGGGTGATGGGGGGAAGTCGGTCCCTGATGAGATGGTCCATCAGC contains:
- the RTP5 gene encoding receptor-transporting protein 5 gives rise to the protein MDGVDVWASTLAQLMAKRKPQDTWELVPEENLASGHMEGGGFQYRLRGLSRLQCGRCQWGWSSAHVHILFHTCLDEDSRLGLVKMRLWGQRCRLCPPDAQGECQVSLLNVRLFLNKLVLFIMQKCYGETLNSDQCPEICFGERCEACDLGVCFFQKPPDPAWGPEVKSPATIKGRYTLYGGGDLATPAAGKQLLTLGSGPVVDRARGYTPNSITIPLSVSDFIRNPISESSDFFGQDDDIVTVPFSLAGVRRDKGLAAGAQGRVGPGPGSLPTADPSGALIIAKGSIYLPASSAATPKGRGVPVNIKCPILHGRGLVISSIKPFELKGFIFKGRGSLSSPTNAGKGSDGSTAGSGPRPVSYIIGLTDDGEGSITFPSSLANVIRDDSFPYVDGSVTFPFIFTDEDKGKKPPAHASQGEEKEGGGDGPAPAGREPLPGTRTRRPVTISEGSITIPFSVFNIIKYKGLGSIASGRRSSGPAPHGHDKKRRQPRARLRRSGSESGWEEDLCWDDGWCAPRFDPYEEVWIWVSVTVCILWIAYLYKSSP